One Thiocapsa sp. genomic window carries:
- the tssH gene encoding type VI secretion system ATPase TssH yields the protein MTEISRTALFGKLNPLAYKAIESATVFCKMRGNPYVELVHWLNQILQNQDSDLHRIIRQFDLDPAGLARDFTESLDRLPRGSRSISDLSSDVEEAVERGWTYGTLMFGESQVRTGHLLVGMLKTRGLRSALLGISRQFDKIVTDTLTDRFAEIVSGSPEDRLSASDGFQVGSGAAPGETSGAIAPAQMGKQEALKQFSIDLTERARNGELDPIVGRDEEIRQMIDILMRRRQNNPILTGEAGVGKTAVVEGFALRLASGEVPPPLKEVSLRTLDVGLLQAGASMKGEFENRLRQVIEEVQASPKPIILFIDEAHTLIGAGGTAGTGDAANLLKPALARGTLRTVAATTWSEYKKYIEKDPALTRRFQVVAIDEPSEEKAILMVRGIASTLEKHHRVQLLDEGLESAVRLSHRYIPARQLPDKAVSLLDTACARVAISQAAEPAEVEDCRRRIEGLETELAIIDRETAVGVDTLERAHAAGEKLAAERERLEGLQTRWTDEKALVQQILDLRAELRGHLAPVEGTGSPLEQAAEAVAPGSGKPAPNESDGSTPDPASVSDPVASAGPSPLSDAERQSALERLRALQAELQTLQGERPLILPGVDAQAVASVVADWTGIPVGRMVKDEVTAVLNLADTLNKRVIGQRHALEMIAKRIQTSRARLDNPGKPIGVFLLAGPSGVGKTETGLALAEALYGGEQNIITINMSEFQEAHTVSTLKGAPPGYVGYGEGGILTEAVRRKPYSVVLLDEVEKAHPDVHEIFFQVFDKGWMEDAEGRYIDFRNTLILLTTNVGTDLIMSLCKDPDLMPDVEGMATALRQPLLKVFPPALLGRLVAIPYYPLSDEMLGAIIRLQLGRIVRRIAENHRAALTYDEAVIELIARRCAEVESGARVVDAILTNTVLPAISRELLNRTLEGKTIGRIAIGSGEDGFSYSFE from the coding sequence ATGACCGAGATCAGCCGCACCGCCCTCTTCGGCAAGCTCAATCCGCTGGCCTACAAGGCCATCGAAAGCGCCACCGTCTTCTGCAAGATGCGCGGCAATCCTTACGTGGAGCTGGTGCACTGGCTCAATCAGATCCTCCAGAATCAAGACTCGGACCTGCATCGGATCATCCGACAATTCGATCTGGATCCCGCCGGACTGGCGCGCGACTTCACCGAGTCCCTGGATCGACTCCCGCGCGGCTCGCGCTCCATCTCGGATCTGTCCTCCGACGTCGAGGAGGCCGTCGAGCGGGGCTGGACCTACGGGACCCTGATGTTCGGCGAGTCGCAGGTCCGCACCGGCCATCTCCTGGTCGGGATGCTCAAGACCCGCGGTCTGCGCAGCGCCCTGCTCGGGATCTCGCGCCAGTTCGACAAGATCGTCACCGATACCCTGACCGATCGATTCGCCGAAATCGTCTCGGGCTCGCCGGAGGATCGCCTGAGCGCCAGCGACGGGTTCCAGGTCGGCAGCGGCGCCGCGCCGGGAGAGACGAGCGGAGCGATAGCCCCGGCCCAGATGGGCAAGCAGGAAGCGCTCAAGCAATTCTCCATCGACCTGACCGAGCGCGCCCGCAACGGCGAGCTGGATCCCATCGTCGGTCGCGACGAGGAGATCCGCCAGATGATCGACATCCTGATGCGGCGGCGCCAGAACAACCCCATCCTGACCGGCGAGGCCGGCGTGGGTAAGACGGCCGTCGTGGAAGGCTTCGCCCTGCGCCTGGCCTCGGGAGAGGTGCCGCCACCGCTCAAGGAGGTCAGCCTGCGGACCCTGGACGTGGGCCTGCTGCAGGCCGGCGCGAGTATGAAGGGCGAGTTCGAGAACCGGCTGCGTCAGGTGATCGAAGAGGTGCAGGCATCCCCCAAACCGATCATCCTTTTTATCGACGAGGCCCATACCCTGATCGGCGCCGGCGGGACCGCCGGCACCGGCGACGCGGCCAACCTGCTCAAACCGGCGCTCGCCCGAGGGACGCTGCGCACGGTCGCCGCCACGACCTGGAGCGAGTACAAAAAATACATCGAGAAGGATCCGGCCTTGACCCGCCGCTTCCAGGTGGTCGCGATCGACGAGCCGAGCGAGGAGAAGGCGATCCTCATGGTCCGCGGGATCGCCTCGACCCTTGAGAAGCACCATCGGGTGCAGTTGCTCGACGAGGGCTTGGAGAGTGCCGTGCGACTCTCGCATCGCTATATCCCCGCGCGTCAATTGCCCGACAAAGCGGTCAGCCTGCTCGATACCGCCTGCGCGCGGGTCGCCATCAGTCAGGCGGCCGAGCCGGCCGAGGTCGAGGACTGCCGACGCCGGATCGAAGGTCTCGAGACGGAGCTGGCGATCATCGATCGCGAGACGGCGGTGGGTGTGGATACCCTGGAGCGGGCGCACGCGGCAGGCGAGAAGCTGGCCGCCGAGCGGGAACGCCTGGAGGGGCTCCAGACCCGGTGGACCGACGAAAAGGCGCTGGTTCAGCAGATCCTCGATCTGCGTGCGGAGCTTCGCGGTCATCTGGCCCCGGTCGAGGGGACAGGCAGCCCGTTGGAACAGGCGGCCGAGGCGGTCGCACCCGGCTCGGGGAAACCGGCTCCGAACGAGAGCGATGGGTCGACGCCGGATCCTGCTTCCGTTTCCGACCCCGTCGCTTCGGCTGGTCCGTCACCGCTGTCCGATGCCGAGCGTCAGTCGGCACTGGAGCGGCTGCGCGCACTCCAAGCCGAGCTGCAGACCCTGCAGGGCGAGCGTCCGCTGATCCTGCCCGGGGTCGACGCCCAAGCGGTGGCCTCGGTCGTCGCGGACTGGACCGGCATCCCGGTCGGACGCATGGTCAAGGACGAGGTGACGGCCGTGCTGAACCTGGCCGACACACTCAACAAGCGTGTCATCGGCCAACGCCATGCGCTCGAGATGATCGCCAAGCGGATTCAGACCTCGCGCGCTCGGCTCGACAACCCGGGCAAGCCGATCGGCGTCTTCCTGCTCGCCGGTCCCTCCGGTGTCGGCAAGACCGAGACCGGCCTCGCCCTCGCCGAAGCTCTCTACGGCGGCGAGCAGAACATCATCACCATCAACATGAGCGAGTTCCAGGAGGCCCACACGGTCTCCACGCTCAAGGGCGCGCCCCCCGGCTATGTCGGCTACGGCGAGGGCGGCATCCTGACCGAGGCCGTCCGACGCAAACCCTACAGTGTGGTCCTGCTCGACGAGGTCGAGAAGGCCCATCCGGACGTGCACGAGATCTTCTTCCAAGTCTTCGACAAGGGCTGGATGGAGGACGCCGAGGGGCGCTATATCGACTTCCGAAATACGCTGATTCTGCTGACGACCAACGTGGGCACGGATCTGATCATGTCGCTCTGCAAGGACCCGGATCTGATGCCGGACGTCGAGGGCATGGCCACCGCCTTGCGCCAACCCCTGCTCAAGGTCTTCCCGCCGGCGCTGCTCGGACGGCTCGTCGCCATTCCCTACTACCCGCTGAGCGACGAGATGCTCGGCGCCATCATCCGGTTGCAGTTGGGCCGCATCGTTCGGCGGATCGCAGAGAACCATCGCGCCGCGCTGACCTACGACGAGGCCGTCATCGAATTGATCGCCCGACGCTGCGCCGAGGTCGAGAGCGGCGCGCGAGTGGTGGATGCCATCCTCACCAATACGGTGCTGCCGGCCATCAGTCGTGAGCTGCTCAATCGGACCCTTGAGGGCAAAACGATCGGAAGGATTGCGATCGGATCGGGCGAGGATGGCTTCAGCTACAGTTTCGAATGA